A genomic segment from Desulfomicrobium apsheronum encodes:
- the cdaA gene encoding diadenylate cyclase CdaA: MLSFTVGNLQINWRDILDILLVGYIFFRIILLIKGTRAVSVIYGLLLIIVTYFAAGQFGLYTLNWLLGNFLGSIFLVVIILFRRDIRKALAVMGATTIFKKDSVQTAVLDELILALVHMAKNKTGALIVIERNIPMGDVVSGGIELHAAFSKDLLLTIFHPDTPLHDGAVIIRDNRIEAAACILPLAVGLKHESSLGTRHRAAIGVTEETDAVALIVSEERGSISLAVGGRITSSLNEVRLKKVLAAALRK; the protein is encoded by the coding sequence GTGCTGAGTTTCACCGTTGGCAATCTGCAGATCAACTGGCGGGATATTCTCGATATCCTGCTCGTGGGCTATATTTTTTTCCGGATAATCCTGCTGATCAAGGGCACCCGGGCAGTCTCGGTAATCTACGGGCTTTTGCTCATCATCGTGACGTATTTTGCCGCCGGCCAGTTCGGATTGTACACCCTGAACTGGCTGCTGGGAAATTTTCTGGGATCCATCTTCCTTGTGGTCATCATCCTTTTCAGGCGTGATATCCGCAAGGCGCTGGCGGTCATGGGCGCGACCACCATCTTCAAGAAGGATTCGGTGCAGACCGCCGTTCTGGACGAGCTGATCCTGGCCCTGGTGCACATGGCCAAGAACAAGACCGGCGCGCTTATCGTCATTGAGCGCAACATCCCCATGGGAGATGTGGTTTCGGGGGGCATCGAGCTGCATGCCGCGTTCAGCAAGGATTTGCTGCTGACGATTTTTCATCCCGATACGCCGTTGCATGACGGGGCCGTCATCATCCGCGATAATCGGATAGAGGCGGCGGCGTGCATTTTGCCTTTGGCCGTCGGTCTCAAGCACGAGTCGTCCCTGGGTACCCGGCATCGCGCCGCCATCGGCGTGACTGAGGAAACGGACGCCGTGGCGCTGATCGTGTCCGAAGAGAGAGGCAGCATTTCCCTGGCTGTGGGAGGTCGGATCACCAGCAGCTTGAATGAAGTTCGACTGAAAAAAGTCCTTGCCGCTGCGTTGAGGAAATAA
- the folP gene encoding dihydropteroate synthase: MTPERLDTVSWDLCRGRTLGPAPFFVVGILNVTPDSFYDGGQAADPDAAVAKGLALLDEGADILDIGGESTRPFSEPVSGNTELARVLPVVQGILAARPDAVLSVDTTKASVARACLEAGALILNDVSAMEADPELLQVVRDFHPGYVLMHSLGRPRTMQVAPQYDDVMAEIMRFFTAKLEILARSGVPESRIVLDPGIGFGKTVEHNLEILKNICKLFEFGRPVYMALSNKSLWGELLGRQGRERNAATLAATVALHERGVRIHRVHEVRDMRDGLAVAHMLGKGTSGEQGC, translated from the coding sequence ATGACCCCGGAGAGATTGGACACGGTCTCCTGGGATTTGTGCAGGGGGAGGACCTTGGGTCCTGCCCCCTTTTTTGTTGTGGGCATCCTGAACGTGACGCCCGATTCCTTTTATGATGGCGGGCAGGCCGCCGATCCGGACGCCGCCGTGGCCAAAGGCCTCGCCCTCCTTGATGAGGGGGCGGACATCCTGGACATAGGCGGAGAGAGCACCCGCCCTTTTTCCGAACCGGTTTCAGGGAACACGGAGCTGGCCCGAGTATTGCCGGTCGTGCAGGGAATCCTCGCGGCCAGGCCGGACGCCGTCCTGTCCGTGGACACCACCAAGGCCTCCGTGGCCCGGGCGTGTCTGGAGGCCGGAGCCCTGATCCTCAATGACGTCTCGGCCATGGAGGCGGACCCGGAGCTTTTGCAGGTCGTGCGCGATTTTCATCCGGGCTACGTACTCATGCACAGCCTCGGTCGCCCTCGAACCATGCAGGTCGCGCCCCAGTATGATGACGTGATGGCCGAAATCATGCGTTTTTTTACCGCGAAACTTGAGATTCTTGCGCGTTCGGGGGTTCCCGAATCCCGAATTGTCCTTGATCCCGGCATCGGATTTGGCAAGACTGTTGAACATAATCTTGAAATATTGAAAAATATCTGTAAATTATTTGAATTCGGCCGACCTGTGTACATGGCGCTTTCCAATAAATCCCTATGGGGAGAGCTGCTTGGCCGACAGGGGCGGGAGCGCAACGCGGCCACGCTGGCCGCAACCGTCGCGCTCCACGAGAGGGGAGTGCGCATCCACCGGGTGCATGAGGTGCGCGACATGCGTGACGGTCTGGCCGTCGCCCACATGCTGGGGAAGGGAACTTCGGGAGAACAGGGGTGCTGA
- the ftsH gene encoding ATP-dependent zinc metalloprotease FtsH encodes MNSFSKNLVLWAGICMVMIVLFNLFNQPPVSPNDLNYTQFLAKVRQGEVVSVKIQGSRISGVLANDQRFTSYTPDDPTLVDTLVKNNVQVKAEPQEEAPWYMTVLISWFPMLLLIGVWIFFMRQMQGGGGKAMSFGRSRAKMVSQEETKVTFADVAGVDEAKDELQEIVDFLSNPKKFTRLGGRIPKGVLLVGGPGTGKTLLARAVAGEAGVPFFSISGSDFVEMFVGVGAARVRDLFIQGKKNAPCLIFIDEIDAVGRQRGAGLGGGHDEREQTLNAMLVEMDGFESNEGVILIAATNRPDVLDPALLRPGRFDRQVVVPNPDLRGRKRILEVHTRKTPLSKEVDLEVLARGTPGFSGADLENLVNEAALHAAKLSQDLVTMIDFEEAKDKVMMGKERRSMILSDEEKKTTAYHEAGHTLVAQFLPGTDPIHKVSIIPRGRALGVTMQLPVDDRHTYSKTYLQNNLAVLFGGRAAEELVFNSITTGAGNDIERATAMARRMVCEWGMSEEFGPMALGKKDDEVFLGRDMAHIKDYSDETAKLIDLEVKRILGDAYNRAKTILQDNLELLHSLSLALIDRETLTGMEVSRIINGETLAPVQNGIKPSVAPEAPAAEGDAPEEGFTLDEENSGDKAGE; translated from the coding sequence TTGAATAGTTTTTCCAAGAATCTGGTTCTCTGGGCCGGGATCTGCATGGTGATGATTGTTCTGTTCAATCTGTTCAATCAGCCGCCGGTATCGCCCAATGACCTCAATTACACGCAATTTCTGGCCAAAGTTCGTCAGGGCGAGGTGGTCAGCGTCAAGATTCAGGGTTCCCGCATCTCTGGAGTCCTGGCCAATGACCAGCGGTTCACATCTTACACCCCTGATGATCCGACCCTGGTCGACACGCTGGTCAAGAACAACGTGCAGGTCAAGGCCGAACCACAGGAAGAGGCCCCTTGGTACATGACCGTGCTCATCTCCTGGTTCCCGATGCTGCTCCTGATCGGCGTGTGGATTTTTTTCATGCGACAGATGCAGGGTGGCGGCGGCAAGGCAATGTCCTTTGGCAGATCGCGGGCCAAGATGGTCAGCCAGGAAGAGACCAAGGTGACTTTCGCGGATGTGGCCGGCGTGGATGAAGCCAAGGACGAGCTGCAGGAGATTGTCGACTTCCTGAGCAATCCCAAGAAATTTACACGGCTCGGCGGACGCATCCCCAAGGGCGTGCTGCTGGTCGGAGGCCCCGGAACGGGCAAGACCCTGCTGGCCAGGGCCGTGGCCGGCGAGGCCGGAGTCCCCTTTTTCTCCATTTCGGGTTCCGATTTCGTTGAGATGTTCGTGGGTGTCGGCGCCGCCCGGGTGCGCGATCTGTTCATCCAGGGCAAGAAGAACGCCCCGTGCCTTATCTTCATCGACGAAATCGATGCGGTGGGCCGTCAGCGTGGCGCAGGTCTTGGCGGCGGACATGATGAGCGCGAGCAGACCTTGAACGCCATGCTCGTGGAGATGGACGGTTTCGAATCAAACGAAGGCGTCATCCTGATCGCGGCCACCAACCGGCCCGACGTGCTTGATCCGGCCCTGCTGCGTCCCGGTCGTTTCGACCGCCAGGTCGTGGTGCCCAATCCGGATTTGCGGGGCCGCAAGCGCATCCTTGAAGTGCATACCCGCAAGACCCCCCTGTCCAAGGAAGTTGATCTGGAAGTGCTGGCTCGCGGAACCCCCGGCTTTTCCGGCGCTGATCTCGAAAACCTCGTCAATGAAGCGGCCTTGCATGCCGCCAAGCTGAGCCAGGATCTGGTCACCATGATTGACTTCGAGGAAGCCAAGGACAAGGTCATGATGGGCAAGGAAAGACGCTCCATGATTTTGAGTGACGAAGAGAAGAAAACCACTGCCTACCACGAGGCCGGTCATACTCTGGTCGCACAGTTCCTGCCCGGCACGGATCCCATTCACAAGGTGTCCATCATTCCTCGCGGTCGGGCGCTGGGCGTGACCATGCAGTTGCCCGTGGACGATCGGCACACGTATTCCAAAACGTACCTGCAGAACAACCTGGCCGTGCTGTTCGGCGGCCGGGCCGCGGAGGAGCTGGTCTTCAACTCCATTACCACCGGCGCAGGCAACGATATCGAGCGTGCCACGGCCATGGCCAGACGCATGGTCTGCGAGTGGGGCATGAGCGAGGAGTTCGGTCCCATGGCGCTGGGCAAGAAGGACGACGAGGTCTTTTTGGGTCGCGACATGGCCCACATCAAGGACTACAGCGATGAGACGGCCAAGCTTATCGATCTCGAGGTCAAGCGGATTCTGGGCGACGCATACAACCGCGCCAAGACCATCCTGCAGGACAACCTCGAGTTGCTGCACTCCCTGTCCCTGGCGCTCATCGACCGTGAAACCCTGACCGGCATGGAAGTCAGCAGGATCATCAATGGAGAGACCCTGGCACCGGTTCAGAACGGCATTAAGCCGTCGGTCGCGCCGGAGGCTCCGGCCGCCGAAGGAGACGCCCCGGAAGAAGGGTTCACCCTGGATGAGGAGAACAGTGGCGACAAGGCGGGAGAATAA
- a CDS encoding amidohydrolase family protein, with amino-acid sequence MNEAFRAARILTMNPDCPEILDGGILVREGRILALGAWREVAGDGVPRDLGAVTLVPGLINAHAHLELSHLAGRVPAGLGFAGWADALFAAMRESRVTEAALKRAVDEARASGTCHVADVVGREFDMVRRVLDSQGLDGFLFQEFSGRGREFKPKDLPGAWSPGVHSLYSTDQGLARSIKQWCESLALPFCLHLAEAPGENELFKSGSGEFADFLRARRILPRGFAAPGVSAVGFARELGLLDELTLAVHCVQIDEHDVQILAASGASVCLCPRSNRWIGVGEAPVAALHAAKVPLCLGTDSLASVPDLDLWQELRVVRTLLPASASLSDLLALATRNPARLLGIDADLGSLDVGKRAAWAVLPVDMK; translated from the coding sequence ATGAACGAAGCTTTCCGGGCTGCGCGCATCCTGACCATGAATCCGGACTGCCCCGAGATCTTGGATGGAGGGATCCTGGTCCGGGAAGGGCGCATCTTGGCGTTGGGAGCTTGGCGCGAGGTGGCGGGTGATGGCGTTCCCCGCGATCTGGGGGCTGTGACGCTGGTGCCCGGCCTCATCAACGCTCATGCCCATCTGGAATTGTCGCATCTGGCAGGGCGGGTGCCGGCCGGTTTGGGCTTTGCGGGCTGGGCGGACGCTCTTTTTGCCGCTATGCGCGAAAGCAGGGTGACGGAAGCGGCCTTAAAGAGGGCCGTGGACGAGGCACGGGCCAGCGGGACCTGCCATGTGGCCGATGTGGTCGGCCGCGAGTTCGATATGGTGCGGCGCGTTCTGGACAGCCAGGGGCTCGACGGCTTTCTGTTCCAGGAATTTTCGGGTCGCGGTCGGGAGTTCAAGCCGAAGGACCTGCCCGGGGCCTGGAGTCCGGGAGTGCACTCGTTGTATTCCACGGATCAGGGGCTGGCCCGGAGCATCAAGCAATGGTGCGAATCTCTCGCGCTTCCCTTTTGCCTGCATCTGGCCGAAGCGCCCGGCGAGAATGAACTTTTCAAAAGCGGCAGCGGCGAATTCGCCGATTTTCTGCGCGCCCGCCGCATCCTGCCCCGGGGTTTTGCCGCGCCGGGAGTGAGCGCCGTGGGGTTTGCACGCGAACTGGGTCTTCTGGACGAACTCACCCTGGCCGTGCATTGTGTTCAAATCGATGAACACGATGTCCAGATCCTGGCTGCAAGCGGAGCCAGCGTCTGTCTGTGTCCGCGCAGCAACAGATGGATCGGGGTAGGGGAGGCACCGGTGGCCGCGCTGCATGCCGCGAAAGTCCCTTTGTGCCTGGGCACCGATTCCTTGGCGTCGGTTCCTGATCTAGACTTGTGGCAGGAGTTGCGCGTTGTGCGGACGTTACTGCCTGCGTCGGCGTCCCTGTCCGATCTTCTGGCACTGGCGACCCGCAACCCGGCCCGGTTGCTTGGAATTGACGCGGATCTCGGAAGTCTGGACGTCGGCAAGCGCGCAGCCTGGGCGGTTTTGCCGGTCGATATGAAATGA
- a CDS encoding ABC transporter substrate-binding protein yields MKKFFLTGALVLALACPGFAKTYNVSVSQFVEHPSLDAVLKGFQDSLKAQGVDANYSVHNAQANMATANQIAAQIAGEKPDLVLAIATPSAQACALATKKSPILAGSPLLFTAITDPVGAGLVDDLEKPGKNITGVSDMLPVNQHMVMLRRFYPNLKTLGVIYNAGEANSKTTVAMVKAEGAKAGFEVVEATVAKTSDVYQAAKALVGKVDAVYLPTDNTVISSLESVIKVCEQEKMPLFSADVDSVKRGTVAALAFDYYQHGYQTGLMAKRILVDGSFPSETPVETQQELILHLNLGAAKKIGVAVPKEVKETADKIYE; encoded by the coding sequence ATGAAGAAGTTTTTTTTGACTGGGGCGCTTGTGCTGGCTCTGGCCTGTCCCGGTTTCGCCAAGACTTACAACGTTTCAGTGAGCCAGTTTGTCGAGCACCCGTCGCTGGATGCGGTGCTGAAGGGTTTTCAGGACAGCCTCAAGGCGCAGGGAGTGGACGCGAACTACTCCGTGCACAATGCTCAGGCCAACATGGCCACGGCCAACCAGATCGCGGCCCAGATAGCCGGTGAAAAGCCCGATCTGGTGTTGGCCATCGCCACGCCGTCGGCCCAGGCTTGTGCCCTGGCCACCAAAAAATCGCCGATCCTGGCCGGGAGTCCGCTCCTGTTCACGGCCATCACGGACCCCGTGGGCGCGGGATTGGTTGATGACCTGGAAAAACCCGGCAAGAATATCACCGGCGTTTCCGACATGCTGCCCGTCAATCAGCATATGGTCATGCTGCGCCGCTTTTATCCGAACTTAAAGACGCTGGGCGTGATCTACAACGCGGGCGAGGCCAATTCCAAAACCACCGTGGCCATGGTCAAGGCCGAAGGGGCCAAGGCCGGTTTTGAAGTGGTGGAGGCGACCGTGGCCAAGACCAGTGACGTCTATCAAGCGGCCAAGGCCCTCGTGGGAAAGGTTGACGCGGTCTATCTGCCGACTGACAATACGGTCATCTCCTCCCTGGAATCCGTGATCAAGGTTTGCGAGCAGGAAAAGATGCCCCTGTTTTCCGCCGATGTGGATTCGGTGAAACGCGGCACTGTGGCTGCGCTGGCGTTCGATTACTACCAGCACGGATATCAGACAGGGCTCATGGCCAAACGCATTCTGGTTGATGGCTCGTTTCCTTCGGAAACTCCCGTTGAAACCCAGCAGGAGTTGATACTGCACCTCAATCTCGGGGCCGCGAAGAAGATCGGCGTGGCCGTACCTAAAGAAGTCAAAGAGACCGCTGACAAGATTTATGAATAG
- a CDS encoding methyl-accepting chemotaxis protein, with amino-acid sequence MDIFRRSLAAKMLGITALVLLVFFGVLFWTTFFMQRSSTLHEVEITAERTAEMLALAIREPMALGDNAGTTQKFDEVGERYDDIDIHLANFKGNITYSTSEQFLRGEIADVVKAPELAGMLKERLKTDGMSQVITEIDGVSSYLEVKTIPNEPACHHCHGGNQPVLGLLVMRQDISRQMGTLMDGQIKAGAIMATGMVVLLGCLAFFMRLAIFKPVHAVALATEKVSKGDLTVRVETKSRDQIGQLAQSVNTMTENMGAMMREIITGVGTLSDASGQLTSVSETVAVVARDNQERSNSVAAAAEEMSQNLRSVAAATEQATVNISTVAAASEEMSTTIEEISRSTGRAREITAQAVSAAQATSTDVDRLGAVASEINSVTQTITAISSQTNLLALNATIEAARAGEAGRGFAVVANEIKELANQTAEATDEIRSKISGIQGATDQTILRIGEITRVITDIDSIVATIAAAVEEQSTTTRDIAQNIGQASQGLDEVNHNVTQTSGVAGEITVQIAEVSNSASNMSRNGETVREHAEELRALSEQLKGLVQMFRIS; translated from the coding sequence ATGGACATTTTCCGAAGATCTCTTGCCGCCAAGATGCTTGGTATCACGGCGTTGGTGTTGCTGGTATTTTTCGGTGTTCTTTTCTGGACGACTTTTTTCATGCAGAGGTCGAGCACTCTGCACGAGGTTGAGATCACCGCTGAACGTACCGCTGAAATGCTTGCCCTGGCCATCCGCGAGCCCATGGCTCTGGGCGACAATGCCGGGACGACTCAAAAATTTGATGAAGTGGGCGAGCGTTACGACGACATCGATATTCATCTGGCTAACTTCAAGGGCAACATCACCTACTCCACTTCGGAGCAATTCCTGCGTGGCGAAATTGCCGACGTCGTAAAAGCCCCGGAATTGGCGGGAATGCTCAAAGAGCGTTTGAAAACCGACGGGATGAGCCAGGTCATCACGGAAATCGACGGCGTGTCGTCTTATTTGGAAGTGAAGACCATCCCGAACGAGCCTGCCTGCCATCATTGTCATGGCGGAAATCAGCCGGTGCTCGGATTACTGGTTATGAGGCAGGATATTTCCAGACAGATGGGCACGCTCATGGACGGTCAGATCAAGGCCGGGGCGATCATGGCCACGGGCATGGTCGTATTGTTGGGCTGTCTGGCGTTTTTCATGCGGCTCGCGATTTTCAAGCCAGTCCATGCGGTGGCGTTGGCCACGGAGAAGGTCAGCAAAGGCGACCTGACTGTCCGGGTTGAGACCAAAAGCCGGGATCAGATCGGTCAGTTGGCGCAGAGCGTGAACACCATGACGGAAAACATGGGCGCCATGATGCGGGAAATCATCACCGGAGTCGGCACCCTGTCCGATGCGTCCGGTCAGCTTACCTCGGTGTCTGAAACCGTGGCCGTGGTGGCCAGGGACAATCAGGAACGGTCCAACAGCGTGGCTGCGGCCGCCGAGGAAATGAGCCAGAACTTGCGTTCGGTGGCGGCTGCCACGGAGCAGGCGACGGTCAACATTTCGACCGTGGCCGCCGCTTCCGAGGAAATGAGCACGACCATCGAAGAGATCTCCAGAAGCACGGGGCGGGCCAGGGAAATTACCGCCCAGGCCGTGAGCGCGGCGCAGGCCACATCCACCGATGTGGACCGCCTTGGAGCCGTGGCCAGCGAAATCAATTCCGTGACGCAGACCATCACGGCTATTTCGTCGCAGACGAACCTGCTGGCGCTCAATGCCACCATCGAAGCCGCGAGGGCCGGCGAGGCCGGGCGGGGATTCGCGGTCGTGGCCAATGAGATCAAGGAACTTGCCAACCAGACGGCCGAAGCCACGGATGAAATCCGCAGCAAGATCAGCGGAATCCAGGGTGCCACGGACCAAACCATCCTGCGCATAGGCGAGATCACCCGGGTCATCACGGATATCGATTCCATTGTGGCCACCATCGCCGCCGCCGTGGAAGAACAGTCCACGACCACTCGCGACATAGCCCAGAATATCGGCCAGGCCTCGCAAGGTCTGGACGAAGTCAATCACAACGTGACCCAGACCTCGGGAGTTGCCGGGGAGATCACGGTGCAGATCGCGGAAGTCAGCAATTCGGCGTCAAACATGAGCCGGAACGGCGAAACGGTTCGGGAGCATGCGGAGGAGTTGCGCGCCCTCTCGGAACAGCTTAAAGGGCTCGTGCAGATGTTTCGCATCAGCTAG
- a CDS encoding cytochrome c family protein: MEGRVVLNVWHAFLLACLLWPFSAMAENSYVGTAACRDCHEEHYENFTRYAKKAHSDKSVKIMASDLSEAELATCYGCHATGFGKPGGFVSYEKTPHLADAGCEVCHGPGNDHAESGGDAELIKGKLTMEDCVGCHNEERVKSFNFKPLLYGGAH; encoded by the coding sequence ATGGAAGGACGAGTCGTGCTCAATGTATGGCATGCTTTTTTGCTGGCGTGCCTATTGTGGCCGTTTTCCGCCATGGCGGAAAACTCGTATGTAGGCACAGCCGCATGCAGGGACTGTCATGAAGAACATTATGAAAATTTCACTAGGTACGCCAAGAAAGCTCACTCGGACAAATCCGTGAAGATCATGGCTTCGGACCTTAGCGAAGCCGAACTTGCAACCTGCTACGGATGCCATGCCACGGGGTTCGGCAAGCCTGGTGGGTTCGTCAGCTACGAAAAGACGCCGCATCTGGCTGATGCCGGATGCGAAGTCTGCCATGGCCCGGGGAATGATCATGCCGAGAGCGGTGGGGACGCGGAACTGATCAAGGGTAAATTGACCATGGAAGACTGCGTGGGCTGCCACAATGAGGAACGGGTCAAATCATTCAACTTCAAGCCGCTGCTCTACGGCGGGGCGCACTAG
- the argH gene encoding argininosuccinate lyase — protein MTSTQKEKKLWGGRFSGDTAPLVERYTCSVDFDSRLHAQDIDGSKAHASMLASQGIISQAECDAIHQGLEQIRGEIADGTFVWRQDLEDVHMNIEQRLTEIVGTPGQKLHTGRSRNDQVALDFRLFVAACLDEWAANLRDLIGVLTARAGEHQDALLPGCTHFQPAQPVSLAQHLLAYAQMFRRDHDRVRDALARTRISPLGAAALAGTTHPLDPGQVASTLGLGGTFANSMDAVSDRDFVLEATFCGSLIMMHLSRLCEEIIIWANPRFGFVRLPDAYSTGSSIMPQKKNPDVAELMRGKTGRVYGDLMALLTIMKGLPMAYNRDMQEDKEPFLDTHDTVAPSLAIMAGMLTELGFNRERMQLALKAGFLNATELADYLAAKGVPFRQAHHITGAAVAYAEEQGVGLEDLDLAQLQRFSSDIDDDVFAVLDYGNAVARRHVPGGTGPGSVRNQIDNLSSWLDSVSRT, from the coding sequence ATGACTTCGACGCAGAAGGAAAAGAAATTGTGGGGCGGCCGCTTTTCCGGCGACACCGCCCCTCTGGTCGAGCGCTATACCTGCTCCGTGGATTTTGATTCGCGCCTGCATGCCCAGGACATCGACGGTTCCAAGGCACATGCCTCCATGCTGGCCAGCCAGGGTATCATCAGCCAGGCCGAATGCGATGCCATCCATCAGGGCTTGGAGCAGATCCGGGGCGAGATCGCGGACGGAACCTTCGTCTGGCGGCAGGATCTCGAAGATGTGCACATGAACATCGAGCAGCGCCTGACCGAGATCGTCGGCACTCCGGGCCAGAAGCTGCACACGGGGCGTTCGCGTAACGATCAGGTGGCTCTTGATTTCCGGCTTTTTGTCGCCGCGTGTCTTGATGAATGGGCCGCGAACCTGCGCGATCTGATCGGAGTGCTGACCGCGCGGGCCGGGGAGCATCAGGATGCGCTTCTGCCGGGGTGCACCCATTTTCAGCCCGCTCAGCCCGTCAGTCTGGCTCAGCATCTTCTGGCCTACGCCCAGATGTTTCGCCGCGACCACGACCGGGTTCGCGATGCCCTGGCCCGGACCAGGATTTCGCCTCTGGGCGCCGCGGCCCTGGCCGGGACGACCCATCCCCTTGATCCGGGGCAGGTCGCCTCGACCCTGGGTCTTGGCGGGACGTTCGCCAACAGCATGGACGCCGTCTCGGACCGTGACTTTGTGCTCGAAGCCACGTTCTGCGGCAGCCTGATCATGATGCACCTCTCGCGCCTGTGCGAAGAGATCATCATCTGGGCCAATCCCCGGTTCGGCTTTGTGCGGCTGCCGGACGCCTATTCCACGGGTTCGTCCATCATGCCCCAGAAGAAGAATCCGGACGTGGCTGAGCTCATGCGCGGCAAGACCGGCCGGGTCTATGGAGATCTCATGGCTCTTCTGACCATCATGAAGGGTCTGCCCATGGCCTACAACCGGGACATGCAGGAAGACAAGGAGCCCTTTCTGGACACGCACGATACGGTTGCGCCGTCCCTTGCCATCATGGCCGGGATGCTCACCGAGCTCGGTTTCAACCGCGAGCGCATGCAGCTGGCCTTGAAGGCCGGATTTCTGAACGCCACCGAACTTGCCGATTATCTGGCGGCCAAGGGCGTGCCATTCCGGCAGGCGCACCATATCACCGGTGCGGCCGTGGCCTATGCGGAGGAACAGGGAGTAGGGCTCGAGGATTTGGACCTTGCCCAACTGCAGCGCTTTTCCTCGGATATCGATGACGATGTCTTCGCGGTCCTAGATTACGGGAACGCGGTGGCCCGGCGGCATGTTCCGGGAGGAACGGGGCCTGGATCCGTGAGAAATCAGATCGACAACTTGTCGTCCTGGCTGGATTCGGTCTCCAGGACGTGA
- a CDS encoding argininosuccinate synthase, whose protein sequence is MSKIEKVVLAYSGGLDTSAILKWIKKTYECEVITMTADLGQGEELDGLEDKALSTGATKAYVVDLQEEFVADYVFPMFRANAVYEGGYLLGTSIARPLIAKRMVEIALAEGAQAVAHGATGKGNDQVRFELSTLALAPQLKTIAPWREWDLNSRTDLLAFCEENGISVPVTREKPYSCDRNLLHLSFEGGELEDPWSEPGPGTYQMSVNPEDAPDTPEIITLDFEQGNPVALNGQALTPAKMLAALNELGGRHGVGRLDMVENRFVGMKSRGVYETPGGAILQRAHRDLEGVCMDRELLHLRDTLIPRYAEMVYNGYWFAPEREALQAFMDKAQETVTGTVRLKLYKGGVYPLGRKSPYSLYNPELATFEKDEVYNQADAAGFIKLHGLRLQARQPFLNKIKG, encoded by the coding sequence ATGAGCAAGATAGAAAAAGTCGTATTGGCGTACTCGGGCGGCCTCGATACCTCGGCCATCCTGAAATGGATCAAGAAAACCTACGAATGCGAAGTCATCACCATGACCGCAGATCTGGGGCAGGGCGAGGAGCTGGACGGCCTGGAGGACAAGGCTCTTTCCACCGGCGCGACCAAGGCCTATGTCGTGGATCTGCAGGAAGAGTTCGTGGCTGATTATGTTTTCCCCATGTTTCGGGCCAACGCGGTCTATGAGGGCGGATACCTGCTCGGTACATCCATCGCCCGTCCGCTCATCGCCAAGCGCATGGTCGAGATCGCGCTGGCGGAAGGCGCCCAGGCCGTGGCCCACGGCGCCACTGGCAAGGGCAACGACCAGGTTCGCTTTGAGCTTTCGACCCTGGCCTTGGCCCCGCAGCTCAAAACCATCGCGCCCTGGCGTGAATGGGATCTCAACTCGCGTACCGATCTGCTCGCCTTCTGCGAGGAGAACGGCATCTCCGTGCCCGTGACCCGGGAAAAACCCTACTCCTGCGACCGCAATCTGCTGCATCTGAGCTTTGAGGGCGGAGAATTGGAAGATCCGTGGTCCGAGCCCGGGCCCGGCACCTATCAGATGAGCGTCAATCCCGAGGACGCGCCGGATACGCCCGAAATCATCACGCTGGACTTCGAGCAGGGCAATCCCGTGGCCTTGAACGGCCAGGCCCTGACCCCCGCGAAAATGCTCGCGGCCTTGAACGAGCTGGGTGGTCGTCACGGCGTCGGCCGTCTGGACATGGTCGAGAACCGCTTCGTGGGCATGAAGTCGCGCGGCGTCTACGAGACTCCGGGCGGAGCCATCCTGCAGCGCGCCCACCGCGATCTTGAAGGGGTGTGCATGGACCGTGAGCTTTTGCACCTGCGGGACACGCTCATTCCGCGCTACGCCGAGATGGTCTACAACGGCTACTGGTTCGCGCCCGAACGCGAGGCGCTTCAGGCCTTCATGGACAAGGCTCAGGAGACCGTGACCGGCACCGTGCGCCTGAAGCTCTACAAGGGCGGGGTCTATCCGCTTGGGCGCAAGTCTCCGTATTCTCTTTACAATCCGGAGCTGGCCACTTTTGAGAAGGATGAGGTGTACAATCAGGCCGACGCAGCCGGATTCATCAAGCTGCACGGCCTTCGCCTGCAGGCCCGTCAGCCTTTTCTGAACAAGATCAAGGGCTAG